The Candidatus Bathyarchaeota archaeon genome includes a region encoding these proteins:
- a CDS encoding NAD(P)/FAD-dependent oxidoreductase codes for MDRFDIVIVGAGVAGCIAARKAAELDSEVCLIDRKPRNKVGDKVCGDAISKSNFDQLKINYPSGEELACKVRGIQVYSPDLRAVYNVQGEGFIVNRLAFGQRLMNRALDAGALLYDNAVAVEPIIMDNFVKGVKVRDLIKDKIIEVYGNVTIDASGFHSPLRGKMPAAWHVESNIAGEDVVVCYREIRELKNELEDPNYCKIYLNQAIAPGGYIWVFPKNGTKVNIGLGVQKKRGFLNPKTQLYRHILSQPAYANSRLDHGGGGEVPTRKPIDPLVVNGLMFVGDAACQANPLHGGGIGSAMAAGMLAAEVAVKALQIGDFSQRSLWQYCFEFMKSMGAKHASLDVFRIFLQRTCDADLNYGMQRLMITETDLLKIGAGEDLRLNITEKVGRAIRGSRKIRLLLRLRNAAAIMQKLRTIYQQYPASPENHAEWKKQESSIYEMIVKV; via the coding sequence TTGGATCGTTTCGATATAGTAATTGTTGGAGCAGGGGTCGCGGGTTGCATTGCTGCCCGTAAAGCTGCAGAGCTGGATAGTGAAGTTTGTCTCATAGATCGGAAGCCTCGTAATAAGGTTGGCGATAAGGTATGTGGGGATGCGATTAGTAAGTCAAACTTTGATCAGTTGAAAATTAATTACCCCTCAGGTGAAGAGTTAGCCTGCAAGGTTAGGGGGATTCAAGTTTATTCTCCTGACCTCCGCGCGGTTTATAATGTTCAGGGTGAAGGCTTCATTGTTAATAGGTTGGCATTTGGGCAAAGGTTAATGAATAGGGCGTTAGATGCAGGCGCTCTACTATATGATAACGCGGTTGCCGTTGAACCCATCATCATGGATAACTTTGTAAAAGGAGTTAAAGTCAGAGATCTCATCAAAGATAAGATTATCGAAGTTTATGGGAATGTGACAATTGATGCGAGTGGATTTCACTCTCCGTTGAGGGGTAAAATGCCGGCAGCATGGCATGTTGAAAGTAATATAGCTGGAGAAGATGTTGTGGTCTGCTATCGGGAGATTCGGGAACTTAAGAATGAATTAGAAGATCCAAACTACTGCAAAATTTATCTAAATCAAGCAATTGCTCCGGGCGGCTATATTTGGGTCTTCCCTAAAAATGGAACTAAAGTAAATATCGGACTTGGTGTTCAAAAGAAGAGAGGCTTTTTAAACCCCAAAACTCAACTTTATAGGCATATTTTATCCCAACCAGCTTACGCAAACTCTAGACTTGACCATGGAGGGGGAGGGGAAGTTCCCACACGTAAACCGATTGACCCACTAGTTGTAAATGGGCTTATGTTCGTGGGGGATGCGGCATGTCAAGCAAACCCCCTTCATGGAGGCGGAATAGGTTCAGCGATGGCGGCTGGAATGTTAGCTGCAGAGGTAGCGGTTAAAGCTCTTCAAATTGGAGACTTCAGTCAAAGGTCATTGTGGCAGTATTGTTTCGAATTTATGAAGAGTATGGGTGCTAAGCATGCAAGTCTTGATGTTTTTAGAATTTTTCTCCAGAGAACTTGTGATGCGGATCTTAACTATGGTATGCAACGTTTGATGATTACTGAAACTGACTTGCTGAAGATTGGCGCTGGTGAAGATTTACGTCTAAATATTACTGAAAAGGTTGGAAGAGCAATTCGAGGCAGCCGAAAGATTCGGCTACTTTTAAGGCTAAGGAATGCCGCTGCGATAATGCAAAAACTGCGAACTATTTATCAGCAATACCCTGCGTCACCGGAAAACCATGCGGAATGGAAGAAGCAAGAATCTTCAATTTATGAGATGATCGTTAAGGTTTGA
- a CDS encoding DUF4445 domain-containing protein — MTNSVVKTVANSGKKAEVIFRPYEKRIRIAFGKTLMDAAKVLGVDLTSICGSRGICGKCKVKIESNMDTVGELTPCELKHLSKDEISESYRLACQTRILGNVIVSVPERSRMGKQRLQTEGLEVPVAPYPMVKKYFVKLRKASIEDPRSDESRLLEALKTQYKLDKLKLSYEAALQIPFVLRESNWRCTVVVWNEEKIIAIEPADTTSRCYGFAVDIGTTKLAGFLIDLNTGKVLAVSARLNPQIPYGEDVMSRITYAMKGSNQLEELQKAVVSGINEMIRECCEKVGVKPDEIYESVFVGNTCMHHLFLKIWPKHVALSPYPPVITRGMDVQASKIQGLNLNPNGNIYVAPTIGGFVGADSVADIMVAKMLDSKEVIFNIDIGTNTEIAIGNENGVLICSCASGPAFEGMHITHGMRASTGAIERISVDPETLEVSYITIDDVKPIGICGSGLIDALAALLKAGIINTRGRFVKEMMTKTDRLRLGAHGLEFIIATKEETNSSYDISITENDVEELLKAKAAMHAGASILMKKMSVAEDDVAQVVIAGAFGNYVDPESARTIGMYPEFSLQKVKFIGNSAGTGARMMLVSKSAREYAQEIVEKCRYHEIAIDPDFAIEYAKSMYLPYKDLDRFPITRELLQRLGHYSLAGRETDNGNWLTH; from the coding sequence ATGACAAATTCTGTGGTGAAAACGGTGGCTAACAGCGGGAAGAAGGCTGAGGTTATATTTCGACCCTATGAAAAGCGAATAAGAATAGCATTTGGAAAAACTTTGATGGATGCAGCCAAAGTACTTGGAGTCGATCTTACGTCGATTTGTGGCTCTAGGGGTATCTGCGGCAAGTGTAAGGTGAAGATTGAGTCTAATATGGACACGGTTGGTGAGCTCACACCATGCGAATTGAAACACCTTTCTAAAGACGAAATTAGCGAGTCGTATAGGCTAGCATGCCAGACTCGAATACTGGGAAATGTAATAGTTTCGGTACCTGAAAGAAGTAGGATGGGAAAACAAAGGCTACAAACTGAAGGGCTCGAAGTTCCTGTTGCCCCCTACCCGATGGTAAAAAAGTATTTCGTGAAACTACGGAAAGCATCAATCGAGGATCCCCGATCTGATGAAAGTAGATTACTTGAAGCTCTAAAAACCCAATACAAACTCGATAAACTAAAGTTGTCCTACGAGGCGGCTTTGCAAATTCCCTTCGTGCTTCGCGAAAGCAACTGGAGGTGTACAGTAGTAGTTTGGAACGAAGAGAAGATTATAGCAATTGAACCTGCCGATACTACCTCTCGATGTTATGGCTTTGCAGTGGATATAGGAACCACCAAGCTTGCAGGCTTCCTAATCGATCTAAACACTGGAAAAGTCCTAGCAGTCTCGGCAAGGTTGAATCCACAGATTCCGTATGGCGAAGATGTAATGTCTAGAATAACCTATGCCATGAAGGGTTCAAACCAACTCGAAGAGCTTCAAAAAGCTGTTGTTAGTGGAATTAACGAGATGATTCGAGAGTGCTGTGAGAAGGTTGGAGTAAAACCTGATGAGATTTATGAGTCTGTATTTGTTGGAAACACTTGTATGCATCATCTTTTCTTGAAAATATGGCCTAAACATGTTGCATTATCTCCATACCCCCCAGTTATAACGAGAGGCATGGATGTTCAAGCTTCTAAAATTCAGGGTTTGAATTTGAATCCAAATGGAAACATATACGTTGCACCAACTATAGGCGGCTTTGTTGGCGCTGACAGCGTTGCAGATATTATGGTTGCAAAAATGTTGGACTCTAAGGAGGTCATTTTTAACATTGATATTGGTACAAATACTGAAATCGCCATAGGAAATGAAAATGGAGTTTTAATTTGCTCATGTGCATCGGGACCTGCATTCGAGGGGATGCATATAACTCATGGAATGAGGGCTTCTACTGGCGCAATAGAAAGAATTAGCGTCGACCCAGAAACTTTAGAAGTTAGTTATATAACCATCGACGACGTGAAGCCGATAGGTATCTGCGGATCAGGACTTATCGACGCTCTAGCCGCTCTATTAAAAGCAGGTATTATTAACACTCGTGGAAGATTCGTTAAAGAAATGATGACGAAAACGGATAGGCTCCGCCTAGGGGCGCATGGATTAGAATTTATAATTGCCACCAAAGAGGAAACAAACAGTAGCTATGATATATCAATCACAGAAAATGATGTTGAAGAGCTACTTAAGGCAAAGGCTGCGATGCATGCAGGTGCCTCAATTCTAATGAAAAAAATGAGTGTAGCTGAAGATGATGTTGCGCAGGTTGTGATAGCGGGTGCATTTGGTAATTATGTTGACCCTGAAAGTGCAAGAACTATTGGAATGTATCCCGAATTTTCCCTTCAAAAGGTTAAGTTTATTGGGAATTCAGCTGGCACTGGCGCCAGAATGATGCTAGTATCAAAGAGCGCTAGGGAATACGCTCAAGAAATCGTTGAAAAGTGTCGCTACCACGAAATTGCTATTGACCCCGATTTCGCTATAGAATATGCTAAGTCGATGTATCTCCCATATAAAGATCTAGACAGGTTTCCGATTACAAGGGAACTACTGCAGAGATTAGGGCATTATTCACTAGCTGGTCGTGAAACTGATAACGGAAATTGGCTTACACATTAA
- a CDS encoding aspartate kinase, which translates to MLIKHFAEADVKRMKKLTIVKFGGSLLDLNNVNIPLIVQRIEELRCQDNVGPIAVFSAPRRYTDMLIEIGESRAQSKDINVKPLFEPYKALAKRYVNAEYQQELLDELDIYFQEVEGTLVKLNKRFEGNNKARVLTSGGELPTAALMDYVLRSRGIDSCHISKEKWPIITDDNYENATPIYEASKKRVSYLIDLLEEGKVISQAGFLGMTSDGLETLLGRGGSDQVAVFTSCLLKDKYEVDTLLLKETPIQSADPAIVTNQKLHSIRYMTYNEAIKATVTGMKIVQSAAVRLAREFKLPLKVAPIENMEMSTIIQAKDPTSEIVKCITGTKGCAILTISNDRSKSLEDCLRLWESYEDFLDLGTEVLETGKVVRDFLLLDANFVKKHEERLRSFDEQLEIEYGVGVVTLIGDRMRDSPGIASIAISAIPNINIKRAVFAPHTSQIILVLDERDVETAVRSIHAKRSKMNRRTPDRLRSVK; encoded by the coding sequence ATGCTAATAAAACATTTTGCAGAAGCTGATGTGAAGCGGATGAAGAAATTAACTATCGTGAAGTTTGGGGGCAGTCTCCTTGACCTAAATAATGTGAATATTCCTCTAATAGTCCAGAGGATAGAAGAGTTAAGATGTCAGGACAATGTTGGACCAATTGCAGTATTTTCTGCTCCTAGAAGATATACCGATATGTTAATAGAGATCGGCGAGTCTCGGGCACAGTCAAAGGATATTAATGTAAAACCGTTATTCGAACCATACAAGGCTCTTGCCAAAAGATATGTCAATGCAGAATACCAACAAGAACTACTGGATGAACTGGACATCTACTTTCAAGAAGTCGAAGGAACCCTAGTAAAGCTAAACAAGCGATTTGAGGGGAACAATAAAGCCCGCGTGTTAACTAGTGGCGGAGAGCTTCCGACCGCGGCTCTGATGGATTACGTGTTGAGATCCCGGGGTATCGATTCTTGCCATATTTCCAAAGAAAAATGGCCGATTATAACCGATGATAATTATGAGAATGCCACTCCAATATATGAAGCTAGTAAAAAAAGAGTCAGCTATTTGATAGATTTACTCGAGGAAGGTAAGGTTATTTCTCAGGCTGGTTTCCTCGGGATGACAAGTGACGGGCTAGAGACACTTCTAGGCCGAGGGGGATCAGATCAGGTTGCCGTCTTCACCTCCTGCCTTTTGAAGGACAAATATGAAGTTGATACATTGCTGCTCAAAGAGACTCCGATCCAAAGTGCCGACCCAGCAATAGTGACGAACCAAAAACTGCATAGTATTCGATATATGACCTATAATGAAGCCATAAAAGCAACAGTGACAGGCATGAAAATAGTTCAAAGCGCTGCGGTAAGGCTTGCACGTGAATTTAAGCTACCTCTTAAGGTTGCTCCCATAGAAAATATGGAAATGTCTACCATCATTCAAGCTAAGGATCCAACAAGTGAGATTGTCAAATGTATAACCGGCACGAAGGGTTGTGCAATTCTTACGATAAGCAATGATCGAAGCAAGTCTCTAGAGGACTGCCTAAGGCTGTGGGAAAGTTATGAAGATTTTCTTGATTTGGGGACAGAGGTATTGGAAACTGGAAAAGTGGTGAGAGACTTCCTACTTCTTGATGCGAATTTCGTTAAAAAGCATGAAGAGCGGTTGAGGAGTTTTGATGAACAACTCGAGATTGAGTACGGTGTTGGCGTTGTAACGTTGATTGGAGATCGGATGAGAGACTCACCTGGAATAGCATCTATTGCTATCAGTGCCATACCAAACATCAACATTAAAAGGGCTGTCTTCGCTCCGCATACATCTCAAATAATTTTGGTATTAGATGAACGAGACGTAGAAACAGCGGTTAGATCTATACATGCCAAAAGAAGTAAAATGAATAGGCGCACACCAGACCGTTTAAGGTCCGTGAAATAG